A window from Pseudoliparis swirei isolate HS2019 ecotype Mariana Trench chromosome 17, NWPU_hadal_v1, whole genome shotgun sequence encodes these proteins:
- the slc22a15 gene encoding solute carrier family 22 member 15: MDLEEGLKVVGEFGPYQKRVVAVLVLTQIYMACQSMLIVLVGATPEYHIEQHDGVPYSQQELHRHVTFTEDIDSIVTEWFLIKQQAYKVSLAGSLFFAGLLVGNIVFGPLSDRIGRKPVYLTGLFFEVIFGYVTACAPSYEVFAVSRLLVGLMNGGMGLVCFVLTQEYVGKSYWAMTGTLTSISFAVGIALFGALGYFIRPWRVLAAVSNTSGVLFFLMSVTLPESPRWLYSQGQTEKAEEVLRYMALRNGRVVNHLTLKRVGAAKAHNRGNGGAGILQLVLHPVLRLRTMVLMYVWYACSLVYYGLTLGAGDTSGSRYVNVAMYGLVELPAYPLCMYFINKHWAGRRKSLAGFLCLAGAACFCSMFMPENPGSLLSVTSFALLGKLMVSAAFNIAYVYTSELYPTVIRNAGLGVCSMSCRVGGILAPFIPSMRALHTSMPFTVFCLSGLSAGCLGLLLPETLNGPGAETLEELTSANNSRVLESKALLYDVGKRKSNRK; encoded by the exons ATGGATTTGGAAGAAGGTCTTAAAGTTGTTGGGGAGTTTGGACCCTACCAGAAGCGGGTGGTGGCTGTCCTCGTTCTGACCCAG ATCTACATGGCATGTCAGTCCATGCTGATCGTTCTGGTTGGAGCTACGCCGGAGTACCACATCGAGCAGCATGACGGGGTCCCGTACAGCCAGCAGGAGCTCCACCGACACGTCACCTTTACGGAGGACATTGACTCCATCGTGACGGAG TGGTTTCTCATCAAACAACAGGCCTATAAGGTCAGTCTAGCCGGTTCGCTGTTTTTCGCCGGGCTTCTGGTCGGGAACATTGTGTTCGGGCCGCTCTCCGACCGGATCGGCAGGAAACCGGTTTACCTGACGG gTCTGTTTTTCGAGGTGATCTTCGGCTATGTGACGGCCTGCGCGCCCAGCTATGAGGTCTTCGCCGTGTCCCGTCTCCTCGTGGGGCTGATGAACGGCGGCATGGGCCTCGTCTGCTTCGTTCTCACTCAGGAGTACGTGGGCAAGTCCTACTGGGCCATGACCG GGACGTTGACGAGCATCAGTTTTGCAGTGGGCATCGCCCTGTTTGGAGCTCTGGGCTACTTCATCCGGCCGTGGAGGGTCCTGGCCGCGGTGTCGAACACGTCTGGTGTCCTGTTCTTCCTGATGTCTGT AACTCTCCCAGAGTCTCCTCGTTGGCTGTATTCTCAGGGTCAGACGGAGAAAGCTGAGGag GTTCTTCGCTACATGGCGCTGAGGAACGGCAGAGTTGTCAACCACCTGACGTTGAAACGGGTCGGTGCTGCTAAGGCCCATAACCGCGGCAACGGGGGTGCGGGCATCCTGCAGCTGGTGCTCCATCCGGTCCTCCGTCTGCGGACGATGGTGCTCATGTATGTCTG gtacGCGTGCAGTCTGGTGTACTACGGTCTGACTCTGGGGGCCGGTGACACGTCTGGTAGCCGTTATGTCAACGTAGCCATGTACGGCCTGGTGGAGCTGCCCGCCTACCCGCTCTGCATGTACTTCATCAACAAACACTG GGCCGGCAGGAGGAAAAGCCTGGCCGGTTTCCTGTGTCTGGCCGGCGCCGCTTGCTTCTGCTCCATGTTCATGCCCGAAAACCCAG GCAGCTTGCTGAGCGTTACGTCGTTTGCACTTCTGGGAAAACTGATGGTCAGTGCAGCGTTCAACATCGCCTACGTCTACACCTCTGAACTCTACCCGACGGTCATCAG aaATGCTGGTTTGGGAGTTTGTTCCATGTCGTGCAGAGTTGGAGGAATCCTTGCACCATTTATTCCTTCCATG cggGCTCTCCACACCTCGATGCCTTTCACGGTGTTCTGTCTGAGCGGCCTGTCTGCAGGCTGCCTCGGCCTCCTGCTGCCGGAGACCCTCAACGGGCCTGGAGCCGAGACTCTGGAGGAGCTCACCAGCGCCAACAACAGCCGAGTGCTGGAGAgcaag GCTCTTCTATATGATGTTGGCAAAAGGAAATCAAACCGCAAATGA
- the LOC130207585 gene encoding splicing factor 3A subunit 2-like, whose translation LPSVSCTSEESESAARRARPGGPRTVCRSRTHRARIAVQSSSTPVSPERPGTRTERPGTHTERPRTRREHPGTRRESPGTRTERPGTHTERPGTRTERLGTHTERPGTHTKRPGTRTERPGTHADRLGTRTERPGTHTKRPGTRTERPGTHADRPGTRTERPGTHTKRPGTRTERPGTHADRPGTHAERPGSHAESPGTRTEHAGTRTESPGTRTEHAGTRTESPGTRTEHAGSQSSLRENVFTGNPDHRNNGSAQAKRARSCRDGRLDTGGPALICQRPARFGPPRRHSVCRSAVRVCASMQTEFERNKKARALQH comes from the coding sequence CTTCCCAGTGTCAGCTGCACATCCGAGGAGTCGGAATCAGCAGCCCGTCGAGCCAGACCGGGAGGTCCGAGGACAGTTTGCCGCAGCAGAACCCACCGTGCCAGGATCGCAGTCCAGTCCAGCTCCACCCCCGTATCGCCAGAGCGTCCCGGAACCCGCACAGAGCGTCCTGGAACCCACACAGAGCGTCCCAGAACCCGCAGAGAGCATCCCGGAACCCGCAGAGAGAGTCCTGGAACCCGCACAGAGCGTCCCGGAACCCACACAGAGCGTCCTGGAACCCGCACAGAGCGTCTTGGAACCCACACAGAGCGTCCTGGAACCCACACAAAGCGTCCGGGGACCCGCACCGAGCGTCCGGGGACCCACGCAGATCGTCTTGGAACCCGCACAGAGCGTCCTGGAACCCACACAAAGCGTCCGGGGACCCGCACCGAGCGTCCGGGGACCCACGCAGATCGTCCTGGAACCCGCACAGAGCGTCCTGGAACCCACACAAAGCGTCCGGGGACCCGCACCGAGCGTCCGGGGACCCACGCAGATCGTCCTGGAAcccacgcagagcgtcctggaTCCCACGCAGAGAGTCCGGGGACCCGCACAGAGCATGCAGGGACCCGCACAGAGAGTCCGGGAACCCGCACAGAGCATGCCGGGACCCGCACAGAGAGTCCTGGGACCCGCACAGAGCACGCCGGATCCCAGAGCTCACTCCGGGAGAACGTGTTCACAGGGAACCCAGACCATCGAAATAATGGAAGTGCCCAAGCCAAAAGAGCCCGAAGCTGCAGGGATGGCCGCCTGGACACCGGAGGACCTGCGCTCATTTGCCAAAGACCTGCCAGATTTGGACCCCCAAGGAGGCACTCCGTTTGCAGAAGTGCTGTGCGAGTTTGTGCATCTATGCAAACTGAGtttgagagaaataaaaaggcTCGTGCTCTACAGCATTAA